Sequence from the [Clostridium] scindens genome:
GGCGATTCCCAAGGCTCTGGTGATTGGACGCCCCGAGGGCCTTCTGAAAGCGATTATTGACGAGGAGACAGGAAAGATTCTTGGCGCGCATTTATTCTGTGCAGAATCTCAGGAGATGATCAATATCATTAAGATGGTTATGGATGCGAACCTACCCTATACAGTGCTGCGGGATGGCATCTTTACCCATCCGACGATGAGCGAGGCGTTAAATGATCTGTTCGCGTTATAAGGTGAGAATATTTCAATATAAAGAAGTGTTAGAAATTTTCAGGAACCTTCCCGATGGAAGGTTCCTGTTTTGCTTTCCACGAGAGTTTTGCGGCTCGGTCCGTAATCTGGCATGCATGTAAATAACTGCTTTCTGCATGTTAATCTAATTCAATAATAATTTAATGATAATCATTAAATTATTATTGAATAAAATTAGAGTATATGGTATAATTCAGATAGGTTAAAAAGAAGAGGAAGGAGAGGATCAAATGTCAGAGGAAGAGATTCGGATGGATTGCGAAAAGACAGAAAAAAAGGAATTTTCAAGAGGATTTCGAATATTGCTGTACTTTGCTATAGCAAATACGGGATTTGCAGGACTTAGTGCAATATATTATATACCTTGGGCGCTGAGAAATCATGGATGGGAGATGGATGGGATGACATATTTTTGCTGGAACTGCATGTTCTATGTGATTATGCTGTTCTGCTTTATTATTTTAGTGAAAATTGCCGTTTCCAAGAGACCATTCTCTGGCGCGCTGGTAACGCTTTTTTACGGAGTAGGCCTGCTGTTTATCACCGGATCTGCCATATTTCCAAGTTTGCCGGGGTATACGCGGCCGCATATGCTCTCGGGGGTTGAAGGAGGATTTTATATCGATATGATTCCGTTTATGGCGGGTCTGGTATTAGTCCTCTTCGGAAGAATTCTGCGGTATGGATTCGAGTATCAAAAAGAGATGGATTCTATTCTGTAGAAAGCGGGGGTTGTGACATGGCAATTATACTAAGACTTGACCGGGTGATGGCGGACCGCAAGATGTCACTGAATGAATTATCAAAGGAAGTGGGAATATCCAATGTAAATCTTTCAAACCTAAAGACAGGAAAGGTAAAAGCAATTCGGTTTTCTACTTTGGAGTCTATCTGCGATGTGCTGGACTGCCAGCCGGGAGACATATTGGAGTATCGTCGGGAAACTTAAAATCAGGTGTGAGAATGTGCTTTGGCACATTCTTTTTTTGATAATATATTAAACTGATAATAAAAAATAATTAGATTATATCTTAATAAAATTAAGATTTATATTAAAATAATTAATTTAATAATTGACATTTTTAATCATATGGATTATATTAGTCTTATCAGAAGGGAAGTGGATGTATGAGAAAAGTAATCAGCCGGTGTCCTGTGTGTGGAGGAGAACTGAAAGTAACCCGTTTAAAATGCGAGGAATGCGAAACGGTGATTGAGAATGACTTTGTGCTGAGCAAGTTCGATTACTTGTCTGGAGAGGAACTTTATTTTACAGAGACCTTTATCCGGTGCAGGGGCAATATCAAGGAAGTTGAGAAAGAACTAAAGATATCCTATCCTACTGTTCGGGCGAAACTGGATGCCATAATCAAGAAACTGGGATATGAAGATGAGGCAAGGCAGGACGAAGAGATGATGAAGCGCGAGGCTGTGCTTAAGGCGCTTGAACAAGGGGAGATTACAGCGGAAGAAGCAATCAGGCAATTAAAATAAGAAATGAAAATAATCTATGAAAAAGGAGAAGAATTATGGATGAGAGACTCAGAATATTAAAAATGGTGGAAGATGGGACTATTACGGCAGAGCAGGCAGCCGAGCTTATGAAGGCAATGGGCGTGGAAGAAGAAAGCCAGGTTCCGGCAAAGTCCCAAGCCGGCTATGATAAGAAGATGTTCCGAATCATCGTAGACAGTGTGGATGGCGATAAAGTAAATGTCCAGTTTCCGGTGGGCGCTATCAAGAAGATCCTGAAAGTGACAGGCAAACTTCCCATTGCGGATAAAGATCTGCAGGGAGTGGATCTGGAGCAGATGATGGAGGCCATCTCGGAATGCCTGGATGAAGAGATCGAAGGCGATTTTGTCAACGTCAATGCGGCGGACGGTACTACTGTAAGAGTATATGTAGGGATATAAAGGAGCAGTCTATGAGAGTAATCGTGAGATCCAAAGATGCGAATTTCAGAATGCCTGTGCCAATCGGGCTAGCTTCTGTTGTTGTAAAGTTGATTCCCAAGGCTGTATTTGATAAGATGGGCGAAGATGTACCTAAGCCATATGACAGCCTTGTCTCAAAGGATATCATTTGCATGATCTTTGAAGAATGCATGGATGTGCTGAAAGAGAACAAAGGCTTGGAAATCATACATGTAGAAGCAGTAGATGGAACATTCGTTTCTATAACCCTATAAAAGCGCCGGATAAAAAATCAGAATTCCTTAATAAAATTCCATTCTTTATTTTAAGAATCCTTGGCTATAATTTTCTTAGATAAAGGAGGGTTGAGGATGCTGAATGTATTTACGCTTTATAGTCTGGCAAGCATGCTCCTTCCCTGCATGGTCTATCAGCTTATTGTGATAGTCAAGGCGCGCAGGAACGGGCAGAGATGCCAGGCTGTACATGTTATCTGGATCTATATTTTCCTGATATATATCTGGATGGTATTCCAGGTGACGGGGATCGGGCTTCTGGGAGATATACTAAGAACGGATACGGATCTTATTCTTGGGGGAGTGAATTTTGTTCCTTTTGATTCCATTGGGATTGGCTATATCTTAAACATTATTATGTGCATGCCATTGGGATTTTTGCTTCCATTAATCTGGGAAGATTGCAGGAAATTGGGGAAAACAGTGCTGATAGGAGCGGGATTTTCATTGCTGATTGAGATTACCCAACTCTTTAACTATCGTGCTACGGATATCGACGACCTGACAGCCAACACGCTTGGAGTTTTATTGGGATATTTCATATGGAAGATATTTGTGCGGCTGTTCGGTACCCGGCTGAAAGCGAAAGCCATAGGAAGGCAAGAGGCGATCATCTATATATTGCTGTCGGTGGCAGGAACCTTTTTGCTGTATAATCCTTATTTGTTGTTTTAGATACTTATACGTTTTTAAAGAAACTATATTCTGGCACTAAGCGGCGGAATGTAGTTTCTTTTTACGTCTTGACAAATCGATATATATTATATATAATTCAAAATGGTCTGTATTCGGACTAATTAAGCGCACTTGAATTGTGTAAGAAAATGTAACAAACTATAAAATTGTGAAACGAGGAGCATGAATGGAACATATATTGGAACACCAATTAAAAGAACTCTATTCCCTGTGGAATGGGATCAATGGATTATACACAAAATGGGCCCAAAAAAGGGGAATGTCATACTATTCCGTATTTGTCCTGTACGCAATCTACAATTCAGAAGGCAAATGCTGTCCCAAAAGGATATGCGACGAGTGGTCCATGCCAAAGCAGACCGTCAGCAGCATCTTAAAAAAATTTGAATCAGAGGGTTACATTTTCTTAGTTACAGATGAAGATGACAGGCGGAATAAGAAGATTATATTGACAGAGAAGGGGAATCGGTTTGCGGGAGGTCTGCTGGATGAACTATACCGTATCGAAAGTTCTGTCATCCAGAAGATAGGTCCGGCGGATATGGAGGAGATTCTCCGGGGAAACCGACTGTTTTATGAATATTTTCAGGAGGAAATAGATTAGGAATCATGAAGGTAGTAAGAAGAGAGTTTTGGAAAAACGTGCTGCCGTCTATGATTGCATTTGCATTTACAGGAGTATATGCGATCGTGGATGGTTTTTATGTGGGCAGAAATGTAGGAGATGCAGGACTGGCAGCCATCAATATGGCTTATCCGCTGGTGGCGCTGATTCAGGCAGCAGGATCGGGACTTGGAATGGCGGGGGCGATTCAGATCGCCATCAACAAAGGGAAGAAAGATAAGCAAGAAGAGCGTCGATACCTGGGGAACGCCATCATACTGCTGGCTGTAGCTGGAATCGTGCTTATGGCAGGGCTTAGCCTTGCCCATATAAGAATATTGGAGATGTTTGGCGCCACAGGAGAGATCCTGTCCTATGCCGGCATTTACATCAAGATTATTGCCGCAGGGGCTATGCTCCAGGTATTCAGTACAGGCATGGTCCCGCTGATCCGCAACTATGATGGGGCGATGACCGCTATGTGCGCTATGGTAGCCGGGTTTGTCACCAACATTATCTTTGACTGGTATTTCGTATCCATCAAAGGATATGGCATTGCCGGAGCAGCAGCGGCCACTTTGATAGGTCAGATGGTAACAGTCGTTCCATGCATGGTTTATCTGATAGTTAAAGTGCGCCTGATGCGCTATGCAATATTCAAGCCTGCAGCGAATACGATAAAATATCTCGCGCTGATAGCGATATCGCCCTTTGGCCTTACGCTGTCTCCGAATATTGTCATCATAATTATCAATAAAAGCGCGATTGCCTATGGCGGAGAACTGGCAGTGTCCTGCTATGCAGTAGTCAGCTATGTCATCTGCGTGGCCCAGCTTCTGATGCAGGGAATCGGAGATGGAGCCCAGCCGCTGATTGGCAGGTACTATGGCAGTTCGAACAAGGAAGAAATGCTGCATGTGCGCAGAATGGCATACCGATTTGGCGGGGGAGTGATGCTTGGATGCGTCAT
This genomic interval carries:
- a CDS encoding DUF2089 domain-containing protein — translated: MRKVISRCPVCGGELKVTRLKCEECETVIENDFVLSKFDYLSGEELYFTETFIRCRGNIKEVEKELKISYPTVRAKLDAIIKKLGYEDEARQDEEMMKREAVLKALEQGEITAEEAIRQLK
- a CDS encoding MATE family efflux transporter, encoding MKVVRREFWKNVLPSMIAFAFTGVYAIVDGFYVGRNVGDAGLAAINMAYPLVALIQAAGSGLGMAGAIQIAINKGKKDKQEERRYLGNAIILLAVAGIVLMAGLSLAHIRILEMFGATGEILSYAGIYIKIIAAGAMLQVFSTGMVPLIRNYDGAMTAMCAMVAGFVTNIIFDWYFVSIKGYGIAGAAAATLIGQMVTVVPCMVYLIVKVRLMRYAIFKPAANTIKYLALIAISPFGLTLSPNIVIIIINKSAIAYGGELAVSCYAVVSYVICVAQLLMQGIGDGAQPLIGRYYGSSNKEEMLHVRRMAYRFGGGVMLGCVILLYLTRFRMAGVFGVSESVEKLYGTVILYFAAGLIFAAFLRVTTSYFYAVEQNLEAYVLIYGEPLLLSLCMAFLFPKIWGLAGVWTAPAFTQCCLALVGLILLKMLDKRMLGKVK
- a CDS encoding MarR family winged helix-turn-helix transcriptional regulator, which codes for MEHILEHQLKELYSLWNGINGLYTKWAQKRGMSYYSVFVLYAIYNSEGKCCPKRICDEWSMPKQTVSSILKKFESEGYIFLVTDEDDRRNKKIILTEKGNRFAGGLLDELYRIESSVIQKIGPADMEEILRGNRLFYEYFQEEID
- a CDS encoding helix-turn-helix domain-containing protein, with the translated sequence MAIILRLDRVMADRKMSLNELSKEVGISNVNLSNLKTGKVKAIRFSTLESICDVLDCQPGDILEYRRET
- a CDS encoding DUF2975 domain-containing protein produces the protein MSEEEIRMDCEKTEKKEFSRGFRILLYFAIANTGFAGLSAIYYIPWALRNHGWEMDGMTYFCWNCMFYVIMLFCFIILVKIAVSKRPFSGALVTLFYGVGLLFITGSAIFPSLPGYTRPHMLSGVEGGFYIDMIPFMAGLVLVLFGRILRYGFEYQKEMDSIL
- a CDS encoding SHOCT-like domain-containing protein, with protein sequence MDERLRILKMVEDGTITAEQAAELMKAMGVEEESQVPAKSQAGYDKKMFRIIVDSVDGDKVNVQFPVGAIKKILKVTGKLPIADKDLQGVDLEQMMEAISECLDEEIEGDFVNVNAADGTTVRVYVGI
- a CDS encoding VanZ family protein codes for the protein MLNVFTLYSLASMLLPCMVYQLIVIVKARRNGQRCQAVHVIWIYIFLIYIWMVFQVTGIGLLGDILRTDTDLILGGVNFVPFDSIGIGYILNIIMCMPLGFLLPLIWEDCRKLGKTVLIGAGFSLLIEITQLFNYRATDIDDLTANTLGVLLGYFIWKIFVRLFGTRLKAKAIGRQEAIIYILLSVAGTFLLYNPYLLF